The following coding sequences are from one Gimesia chilikensis window:
- a CDS encoding DUF4339 domain-containing protein, translating to MAREWYYSQGGERRGPIDSATLKQLASTGKIQPETLVWRAGMQNWVKAKTIKSLFRSNPPLPDSQEVRSDDHESQGASQRQDEKHGIFETLSAMSPRRKILWLFCGSSGAFFIACCGLCGIAGLITERSSNSSISSNATSGGDYAENEPSPENKDETPSEDQMVQLIAEFAILTSGNVSNMQEANETRNRQKWIDGWSKTSPEDFQLRMRSLAKELGADKYEHSRHLLEIEPTSTKETVVEGTPARIIVYGPWSAKVTIFFIGHQGRYRLYMATVGDKRYTTLGISEG from the coding sequence ATGGCACGTGAATGGTATTACAGCCAAGGGGGTGAGCGTCGAGGACCAATCGATTCTGCAACATTAAAGCAGTTAGCTTCCACTGGAAAAATCCAGCCAGAGACTCTCGTGTGGCGAGCAGGGATGCAGAACTGGGTTAAGGCCAAAACCATCAAATCACTGTTTCGTTCTAATCCACCTTTACCTGATTCACAAGAAGTAAGATCTGATGATCATGAATCACAGGGTGCATCTCAAAGGCAAGACGAAAAGCATGGAATCTTCGAGACGCTCTCAGCGATGAGCCCTCGCAGAAAAATACTGTGGTTGTTCTGTGGGAGCTCAGGGGCATTTTTCATCGCCTGCTGTGGTCTTTGTGGGATTGCAGGTCTTATCACTGAGAGATCATCTAATTCAAGCATTTCATCTAACGCAACTTCTGGAGGTGATTATGCTGAGAATGAACCGTCCCCTGAGAATAAAGACGAGACACCCTCTGAGGATCAAATGGTGCAGTTGATAGCAGAGTTTGCAATTCTTACGTCCGGGAACGTTAGCAATATGCAAGAAGCAAATGAAACCAGAAACCGTCAGAAATGGATTGATGGATGGAGCAAAACTTCTCCAGAAGATTTTCAGCTTCGAATGCGTTCTTTGGCAAAGGAACTTGGTGCAGATAAGTATGAACACAGCCGTCATCTGTTAGAAATCGAACCTACTTCCACTAAGGAAACAGTCGTTGAAGGTACTCCGGCTCGTATTATCGTTTACGGCCCATGGAGTGCCAAAGTTACGATCTTCTTCATTGGACACCAAGGCCGCTATCGTCTTTACATGGCAACAGTCGGCGACAAGCGATATACAACTCTTGGCATTTCAGAAGGGTGA
- a CDS encoding WD40 repeat domain-containing protein, with amino-acid sequence MSKMWFIIKNGTEVGPLSNRQLRELALTKRLLPSDVIRACDSADVLRADSLNGLFQPDTKTSRPTPPPPPLPQSEPSTPRNPLFSVSPFMVAMIGLGLLTVSTVFAVIEHNSSPQTAIAIQQGDDVLDGEKDDEFIAGNNAVNTPPSDSDPQEHDSSKHQTKNSDTQNTAPKVAKKRSRATGNEPYQLDGMDNLTIQVHNDSISAEWLGRLWEKRIEYESVAFSPDGEILAAAGALRHGLVHWEGVILLAEAATGRTIVAMRKVHDRPVISMAFSLDSQMLASGSNDGVVKIWKHDPPNEVSKMVFTRPISGLGRAPDRPERLFWTGNGTGLIATGGVDSSPPLYGSIVRWDSAGWNETYALRLEGRVTSAGLTRNNEIITASTYGIDMWNADTGKPAIFPADSELLKRDEYPHGKGSNCLISSSEDGAVIVARPFGGKSGQLNVYRNNSRLTTIRVGEEADRAVVSSTGNMVVTYSHGSDVVIWDTATGAKLVTISGIRQYLSAMTFSPDDQMLAISLSGGDNVGRLLVLRVKQK; translated from the coding sequence ATGAGTAAAATGTGGTTTATCATCAAAAATGGCACTGAGGTTGGCCCGTTATCCAACCGGCAGCTTCGTGAATTGGCTTTAACTAAACGTCTTTTACCCAGTGACGTTATTAGAGCTTGTGATTCTGCAGATGTTTTGCGTGCTGATTCGCTCAATGGTCTGTTCCAGCCGGATACGAAGACCAGCCGTCCAACGCCTCCTCCGCCCCCGTTGCCTCAATCCGAACCATCCACTCCAAGGAATCCATTATTTTCTGTGTCACCGTTCATGGTTGCGATGATCGGTCTCGGGTTGTTGACGGTATCCACGGTTTTTGCAGTCATTGAACACAACTCTTCACCGCAAACAGCAATAGCCATCCAGCAAGGCGATGACGTGTTGGATGGAGAAAAGGATGATGAATTCATTGCTGGGAACAATGCAGTCAACACGCCACCTTCGGACTCCGATCCCCAAGAGCATGATTCCTCAAAACATCAAACAAAGAATTCTGATACACAGAACACCGCTCCCAAAGTTGCTAAAAAAAGGTCACGTGCTACTGGTAACGAACCTTACCAATTGGATGGAATGGATAACCTGACAATTCAAGTTCACAATGATTCTATCTCTGCTGAGTGGCTGGGAAGACTTTGGGAGAAACGAATCGAATATGAATCTGTTGCGTTTTCCCCAGATGGCGAAATTCTGGCAGCAGCAGGTGCTCTTCGTCATGGACTTGTCCATTGGGAAGGTGTGATTTTGTTGGCCGAGGCTGCCACTGGTCGAACGATAGTAGCGATGCGTAAGGTACATGATCGGCCTGTTATTTCGATGGCGTTTTCTCTTGATAGCCAAATGCTGGCGAGTGGTAGCAATGATGGCGTAGTGAAAATCTGGAAACATGATCCACCGAACGAAGTCTCCAAAATGGTGTTCACTCGCCCGATTTCCGGTCTTGGGCGTGCCCCAGATCGACCTGAGCGATTGTTTTGGACTGGAAATGGCACAGGGCTCATTGCTACAGGCGGAGTCGACTCTTCTCCCCCACTTTATGGCAGTATTGTCCGATGGGATTCAGCAGGATGGAATGAAACGTATGCATTGCGTCTGGAAGGTAGAGTGACTTCGGCGGGACTTACTCGAAATAACGAAATCATTACAGCGTCCACATATGGCATCGACATGTGGAATGCTGATACCGGTAAACCAGCAATTTTCCCTGCTGACTCGGAGTTGCTTAAACGGGACGAGTATCCTCATGGCAAAGGTTCTAACTGTCTGATTTCATCATCCGAGGATGGAGCAGTCATTGTTGCTCGCCCATTCGGAGGCAAGAGTGGTCAATTAAATGTCTATCGCAATAATTCACGACTCACAACTATTCGAGTTGGAGAAGAAGCGGATAGGGCGGTTGTTTCTTCGACCGGCAATATGGTAGTCACGTACAGCCATGGCTCAGATGTCGTGATCTGGGACACTGCGACGGGGGCTAAGTTAGTGACGATTTCTGGGATTCGTCAATACCTCTCAGCAATGACATTCTCACCTGATGACCAGATGCTTGCGATCTCACTTTCCGGTGGGGATAACGTGGGTCGCCTCCTTGTTTTGCGAGTGAAACAAAAATGA
- a CDS encoding LamG-like jellyroll fold domain-containing protein, which yields MKVPVHFYISAGGVGFGPFTNEQITQFVSAGIVDEDNLVWRKGDETSQRAVTVLDEQFTVSAIEDESAPSLAATGLMWGIAFAIWLAAAGIFAYAVSGRFLDQQFATSDGSRESLKDDQHTANGNSKPELKSPAISNGRQKVILPQPIFSLTFDDDVIPANRITESGARLVDGKIGEAIEFDGRNYIEIPCTLSSENSPRTLSAWIQNSGDSRIMNSHAIACGSDVEGKRVWGIYHANGNWATYGWGRSLEANTHVDREWHFHCISFDGENVVYYVDGENVGEKKAKLDTTAGPMILGTYANRAMGFCFKGLIDEVKVYDVALDKQQVEELYGSYRHK from the coding sequence ATGAAAGTACCGGTACACTTCTATATTTCGGCGGGTGGTGTGGGCTTCGGTCCTTTCACTAACGAACAAATCACGCAATTCGTCTCAGCCGGGATCGTGGATGAAGATAACCTCGTGTGGCGAAAAGGTGACGAGACTTCGCAGCGAGCAGTCACTGTGCTCGATGAGCAGTTTACGGTTTCTGCTATAGAGGACGAATCAGCCCCTTCGTTGGCTGCAACAGGTTTAATGTGGGGTATTGCTTTTGCGATCTGGTTGGCGGCTGCCGGAATCTTTGCATATGCCGTCAGCGGTCGATTTTTGGATCAGCAGTTTGCGACATCCGATGGGAGTAGAGAATCCCTCAAGGATGATCAGCATACCGCCAATGGAAACTCGAAACCGGAATTGAAGTCTCCTGCGATATCGAACGGCAGGCAAAAAGTTATTCTTCCCCAACCAATCTTTTCCCTGACATTTGATGATGATGTGATTCCTGCAAACCGCATTACAGAGAGCGGTGCAAGACTTGTCGATGGAAAGATCGGTGAAGCCATTGAATTTGACGGCAGGAACTATATCGAAATCCCGTGCACTTTGTCGTCTGAAAACTCCCCCCGAACATTGAGTGCATGGATTCAGAATTCCGGGGATTCACGGATTATGAATTCTCATGCCATCGCATGTGGCAGCGATGTTGAGGGAAAGCGAGTCTGGGGCATATATCATGCAAATGGAAATTGGGCGACGTATGGTTGGGGACGTTCTTTGGAAGCGAACACTCATGTGGATCGAGAGTGGCATTTTCACTGCATTTCATTTGATGGAGAAAATGTCGTTTATTATGTCGATGGTGAAAATGTTGGTGAGAAAAAAGCAAAACTGGATACGACTGCTGGTCCAATGATTCTTGGGACTTATGCCAATCGGGCGATGGGCTTCTGTTTCAAAGGGCTCATTGATGAAGTGAAGGTCTATGATGTTGCACTTGATAAACAACAGGTCGAAGAGCTTTACGGGAGCTACCGTCATAAATGA
- a CDS encoding tetratricopeptide repeat protein gives MKYLTVLLLSVLMFSLESTVQAQQSAVDEDKAKDSNPWETPADFVLYMAQQYKDISVRDIALVDLSESLANGGDIERAFEVAEEIENAKKKDVAKSKIATSLSMLGNTNLSLETIQRMGDRNGRTYVLMKIASALCKNGRTEDALKMIHVIETPASKVVALCDLASSLAKSGDKKQALTILKQAKNVVDKMDNPISGDMRTEIKNLESMLLESTDKKQAKEILKKLIELSDKDIDVEQARKRAAALTKIATALAVTGEVEQALGIADNLAEWHLRAAALKSIAKALVSTGEIKQALSVIQNNAVIEELAEKINLPVLNSIRFERATTLKAISIAMADMGDLKQALKIAKTINNKSSKSLALQKIASHLAEEGEFEQAFRVTDLITFEQVRSETLGRIALALAKSGDIKRALETVEQIEDVSIVDRSDAFEQIAYHFAEINDSKQAVNMASKIELARDRAETLLGIASIQARMGNTKAALATIDIVLMSVQKIKLEENQPAVLYKTVAFLVEEGELTKALEVAEQLNYDPNKDDPERFWLYDKSDAFRIIATDLIEKYKVRKAMQVIQKIENQESRINALFSIANKISTEPVSDKSEHDRRMKKKFTDKEKQRAQQLVEAVRNN, from the coding sequence ATGAAATACTTAACCGTTCTTCTATTGTCTGTATTGATGTTTTCTCTTGAGTCTACGGTTCAGGCTCAGCAGTCTGCTGTGGACGAAGACAAAGCCAAAGATTCCAATCCTTGGGAAACACCTGCCGATTTCGTTCTCTATATGGCTCAGCAGTACAAGGATATTTCTGTTAGAGATATCGCTCTTGTAGATCTTTCAGAATCTCTGGCCAATGGCGGAGACATAGAACGAGCGTTTGAAGTCGCAGAGGAGATTGAAAATGCTAAGAAAAAAGATGTCGCTAAAAGCAAAATAGCCACTTCTCTGTCAATGCTGGGAAATACCAATCTATCCTTGGAAACGATACAGAGGATGGGCGACAGGAATGGCAGGACATACGTTTTGATGAAAATCGCCTCGGCTCTGTGTAAGAACGGAAGAACCGAAGATGCCTTGAAAATGATTCATGTGATAGAAACACCAGCGAGTAAAGTAGTTGCATTATGCGATCTAGCCTCATCATTGGCAAAGAGCGGTGACAAGAAACAAGCCTTGACAATTCTCAAACAGGCTAAGAATGTAGTAGATAAAATGGACAACCCAATTTCAGGTGACATGAGGACTGAAATCAAGAATCTGGAATCCATGTTGCTTGAATCTACTGATAAGAAACAAGCTAAAGAAATACTCAAAAAACTGATCGAACTCAGTGATAAAGATATCGATGTAGAACAAGCGAGGAAAAGAGCGGCTGCCCTGACCAAAATCGCCACTGCACTGGCGGTGACAGGAGAAGTCGAGCAAGCTTTGGGAATAGCAGATAATCTTGCAGAATGGCATTTAAGGGCAGCAGCCTTAAAAAGTATTGCAAAGGCTCTGGTGAGTACGGGTGAAATCAAACAGGCTCTGAGCGTCATTCAGAATAACGCCGTCATTGAAGAACTTGCAGAGAAAATCAATCTTCCCGTTTTGAATTCCATAAGATTTGAGAGGGCAACGACGCTTAAAGCCATTTCCATCGCTATGGCTGATATGGGAGATCTCAAGCAAGCCCTGAAAATTGCCAAGACGATCAATAATAAATCTTCGAAGTCACTTGCTCTCCAGAAGATTGCCTCTCATTTAGCTGAGGAAGGCGAGTTCGAACAGGCTTTTCGAGTTACTGACTTAATCACATTTGAGCAAGTCCGTTCAGAAACATTAGGTCGTATCGCATTGGCTCTGGCCAAATCGGGAGATATCAAAAGAGCCTTGGAAACTGTGGAACAAATCGAAGATGTGTCTATTGTCGACAGATCGGATGCTTTTGAACAAATTGCCTATCATTTTGCTGAAATAAATGACTCTAAACAAGCCGTCAATATGGCTTCGAAAATTGAACTTGCTAGAGACAGGGCCGAGACCCTACTCGGAATCGCCTCGATTCAGGCCAGAATGGGGAACACAAAAGCTGCATTAGCAACCATTGATATAGTCTTGATGTCGGTTCAGAAAATAAAGCTTGAAGAAAACCAGCCCGCTGTACTGTATAAGACCGTCGCATTTCTGGTTGAAGAGGGGGAGCTGACAAAAGCTTTGGAAGTAGCTGAACAGCTTAATTATGATCCCAATAAAGATGATCCTGAACGATTTTGGTTGTATGATAAATCAGACGCATTTCGGATAATTGCTACGGACCTCATTGAAAAATACAAAGTCCGAAAAGCCATGCAAGTGATTCAAAAAATAGAGAATCAGGAATCTCGAATAAACGCCCTATTCAGCATAGCTAATAAGATATCTACTGAACCAGTTTCAGATAAATCAGAGCATGATCGCCGCATGAAAAAGAAATTCACCGACAAAGAAAAGCAGCGTGCCCAACAGCTTGTGGAAGCAGTACGCAATAATTGA
- a CDS encoding formylglycine-generating enzyme family protein, with protein MEHKTSQEKASFYRQFQQVIQVLGLLMIFSPTVCLAEEPSPEPNPSSPQPSSEKKLITNSIGMKLVKIPAGDFLMGSSKSTAEIARLFDSNAEYFEDEHPKHRVRISKPFYMTTTEVTQGQWRTVMGTEPWKGKRLVKDGDNHSATYVSWEDAMKFCRKLSQKEGKKYRLPTEAEWEYACRAGSTTMFSFGEDANHLGDYAWYNKNAFNIDKRYVHRVGLKKANAFGLYDMHGNVWEWCSDWYSEDYYGKSPTADPGGPSYGFSRVLRGGSWYRGAEESRSASRRSFNPEMGASSYGFRIVCELY; from the coding sequence GTGGAACACAAAACATCACAAGAAAAAGCTTCGTTTTATCGTCAGTTTCAACAGGTCATTCAAGTATTAGGGTTATTGATGATCTTCTCACCAACCGTTTGTCTGGCCGAAGAACCGTCTCCTGAGCCCAATCCTTCTTCTCCTCAACCTTCCAGCGAAAAAAAACTGATCACTAACAGCATTGGAATGAAGTTGGTAAAGATTCCAGCGGGTGATTTTCTGATGGGAAGCAGTAAATCAACGGCTGAGATTGCTCGGCTTTTCGACAGCAATGCAGAATACTTTGAAGACGAACACCCAAAGCATCGAGTAAGAATCAGTAAGCCATTTTATATGACCACAACGGAGGTCACACAGGGACAATGGAGAACTGTGATGGGAACTGAGCCTTGGAAAGGAAAACGATTAGTTAAGGATGGTGATAATCACTCTGCGACGTACGTTAGCTGGGAAGACGCTATGAAATTTTGCCGCAAGCTGAGTCAAAAGGAAGGCAAAAAGTATCGGTTACCGACTGAAGCAGAATGGGAATACGCATGCCGTGCTGGATCAACAACCATGTTTAGTTTTGGAGAGGATGCCAACCATCTCGGAGATTATGCTTGGTATAATAAGAATGCATTCAACATCGACAAAAGATACGTGCACCGTGTAGGTTTGAAAAAGGCAAACGCGTTTGGCTTGTATGACATGCACGGCAATGTATGGGAGTGGTGCAGTGACTGGTATAGTGAGGATTACTACGGAAAATCTCCCACTGCTGATCCGGGAGGCCCTTCATACGGATTTTCTCGCGTTCTGCGTGGCGGGTCGTGGTACCGTGGTGCTGAGGAGAGTCGTTCTGCATCCCGTCGCTCATTCAATCCTGAAATGGGTGCCAGCAGCTACGGTTTTCGAATAGTGTGTGAGCTCTATTAG
- a CDS encoding PASTA domain-containing protein: protein MKDNHINSLKPFVICLVIFFSGVPYCRAQNGRAVPQNTDPELQEIISVWCKKKDLQKAIRGSFTRSIYDRVLLTEKRSEGKFYYEKMNVGRVDTYGPAFIQSDVSYPPFHNKRKQYEVLSTNPKKWVNDGKKIVKVDELKLTYETIPVESIQMLSASNIVEVMESSHPLFWRLTKESIKEKFIIKLDENTKDRIVLFLVPLYLNATDTNIYRAKVVLNPKTFLPEEIQIVYPLRGQVVDLTFSEIEILKTNKDRNSWLKGFFDEISSFQPDLSQFKQNEVVPQPVGTRSVPSVIGLTARNAELVLKRSGFKTRFVAGPYAVVDEDIFKVCGQDPAAKTFANDGTTIKVSVFSRRKSTSK from the coding sequence ATGAAAGACAACCATATTAACTCCTTAAAACCTTTTGTTATCTGTCTCGTTATTTTCTTTTCTGGTGTCCCTTATTGTAGAGCCCAAAATGGTAGAGCAGTTCCACAAAATACAGACCCGGAATTACAAGAGATCATATCAGTATGGTGTAAGAAAAAGGATTTACAGAAAGCCATCCGTGGATCTTTCACTCGATCTATTTATGACAGAGTGTTGCTTACTGAGAAACGTTCTGAGGGTAAGTTTTACTATGAAAAAATGAATGTGGGACGGGTTGACACATATGGGCCAGCATTCATCCAGAGTGACGTAAGCTATCCTCCGTTCCATAATAAAAGAAAGCAATATGAAGTTCTTTCCACGAATCCTAAAAAATGGGTAAATGACGGAAAGAAGATTGTTAAAGTTGATGAATTGAAACTGACCTATGAAACTATTCCTGTTGAGTCAATTCAAATGCTATCAGCGAGCAATATTGTTGAGGTTATGGAAAGCTCCCACCCCCTGTTTTGGAGATTAACGAAAGAGAGCATCAAGGAAAAGTTCATAATAAAGCTCGATGAAAATACTAAAGATCGAATAGTTCTCTTCCTCGTGCCTCTTTATCTGAATGCTACCGACACCAATATTTACAGAGCAAAAGTTGTTCTGAACCCTAAGACATTCTTACCAGAAGAAATTCAAATCGTCTATCCTTTGAGGGGCCAAGTTGTTGATTTGACTTTTTCAGAAATTGAAATACTAAAAACCAATAAAGATCGAAACTCTTGGCTTAAAGGGTTCTTCGATGAAATATCATCCTTTCAACCTGACCTCTCTCAGTTTAAGCAGAATGAAGTAGTTCCTCAGCCTGTTGGTACGCGTTCAGTTCCATCGGTAATTGGTTTAACTGCTAGGAATGCAGAGTTGGTTCTAAAGCGATCAGGTTTTAAAACACGATTTGTAGCAGGCCCCTATGCCGTAGTTGATGAGGACATATTTAAAGTATGTGGACAAGACCCAGCTGCAAAAACATTTGCAAATGATGGGACCACAATAAAGGTCTCTGTATTTAGCCGACGAAAATCAACTTCTAAATAA
- a CDS encoding recombinase family protein, giving the protein MAKSTAIYMRVSTKDQKHASQLPDLERWCEANGGKVVWFKDTFSGRTMSRPGMDQLLESLRMGKLERIVVWRLDRLGRTTKGLCQLFDELRERSVDLVSLKDGFSLESPAGRLHARILASVAEYETEIRAERVAAGQAVARKKGKRWGGSEKGWRWKVTDDQVNAIHEMKAQGKAITKIARVTGLSRPTIYRVLREVQPL; this is encoded by the coding sequence ATGGCGAAATCAACCGCGATCTACATGCGGGTATCAACGAAAGACCAGAAGCACGCCAGTCAGTTACCTGACCTCGAACGATGGTGCGAAGCCAATGGCGGCAAAGTCGTCTGGTTCAAAGACACATTCTCTGGCCGCACTATGAGCCGTCCGGGAATGGATCAGCTCCTAGAATCTTTACGCATGGGAAAGCTGGAAAGAATTGTAGTCTGGCGACTCGACCGACTGGGACGAACCACCAAAGGGCTCTGCCAACTCTTTGACGAACTCCGGGAACGCAGTGTTGATCTCGTCAGTCTTAAAGATGGCTTCTCACTAGAGTCTCCAGCAGGTCGTTTACATGCACGCATCCTTGCCTCGGTTGCAGAGTATGAAACGGAGATTAGAGCTGAGCGTGTAGCAGCGGGACAGGCCGTTGCCAGAAAGAAGGGGAAACGTTGGGGCGGGAGTGAGAAAGGGTGGCGTTGGAAAGTTACTGATGATCAAGTCAATGCCATCCATGAAATGAAAGCTCAAGGTAAGGCGATCACAAAGATCGCTCGCGTGACAGGCCTATCAAGACCAACGATCTACCGCGTGCTGCGTGAAGTGCAGCCACTGTAA
- a CDS encoding DUF3592 domain-containing protein, with translation MNKTFHYFYFWMLKFLMVCSILLFLAGIVLSISRYLFLRDAIRSQAKIVRHFTASDGLYTPIYTFEDSKGKEYEITSSHGYNTPIGKEGDVIKILYDPSNPEISEEDNFRNLWAVPIFMALGGLSNFLVYGGLFYFSKKRLKRKAVINA, from the coding sequence ATGAATAAAACATTTCATTACTTCTATTTTTGGATGTTAAAATTCTTGATGGTGTGCTCAATACTTTTATTTCTAGCAGGTATAGTTCTTTCCATAAGCCGATATCTGTTTTTGCGGGATGCTATCAGATCACAAGCAAAAATCGTTAGGCATTTCACGGCTTCGGATGGCTTATACACACCGATCTATACTTTTGAAGATTCAAAAGGAAAAGAATATGAAATCACATCTTCGCATGGATACAACACCCCCATCGGAAAAGAAGGTGACGTAATAAAAATATTGTATGATCCCAGTAATCCAGAAATTTCAGAAGAGGACAATTTTAGGAATCTCTGGGCTGTTCCCATCTTTATGGCCCTTGGTGGTCTTTCCAACTTTTTGGTTTATGGCGGGCTTTTCTATTTCTCCAAAAAGAGACTAAAACGAAAAGCAGTGATAAACGCATAA
- a CDS encoding carbonic anhydrase family protein, with product MSQQSPIDIRNPIYADFGDGRLKIAWNGDVHGHIHQGNHGLQVVFASDCRQYIELSGKQFHLRQFHFHHPSEHWEDGCQHTMELHVVHQNSHDGSLAVIGIFIDPGKTKDRMHSLFDDIVSFSSAGSSNGPEYHVSFNPQDFLPSDWEKHYRYEGSLTTPPYSENVSWVVIKNPYEINKTKLEKIRKLFESEARFPQPLNRRYVLSTFRDDEKTKGKK from the coding sequence ATGAGTCAGCAGTCCCCTATCGACATTAGAAATCCGATTTATGCAGACTTTGGAGATGGCAGATTAAAGATTGCGTGGAACGGAGATGTGCATGGGCACATTCATCAAGGTAATCATGGACTGCAAGTCGTTTTCGCATCAGACTGCCGCCAATACATTGAGCTGTCCGGGAAACAGTTTCACCTGAGACAATTTCATTTTCATCACCCCAGCGAGCATTGGGAAGATGGATGCCAGCATACGATGGAGTTACATGTGGTCCACCAAAACTCTCATGATGGATCATTGGCAGTGATTGGGATTTTCATCGATCCCGGCAAAACCAAAGATCGGATGCATTCACTGTTCGATGATATCGTTTCTTTCTCATCCGCCGGATCAAGCAACGGGCCTGAGTATCATGTGTCATTTAATCCCCAAGACTTCTTACCCAGTGACTGGGAGAAGCATTACAGGTATGAAGGATCATTGACCACACCGCCCTATAGCGAAAATGTCAGTTGGGTAGTCATCAAGAATCCATATGAAATAAACAAAACCAAGCTGGAAAAAATCCGTAAATTGTTCGAATCAGAGGCACGTTTTCCGCAACCGCTGAATCGGAGATATGTTTTGTCCACATTCAGAGATGATGAAAAAACCAAGGGGAAGAAGTAA
- a CDS encoding ArdC family protein, giving the protein MSNNNQQIRTEITNQIITALESGSLPPWRKPWNSDLNSGMGKNIVSGELYTGVNPLLLGLASERHGFQSRHWGTYNQWTELGGKIMRRPSHVPQGKWGTKIVFCKAVVKHKDDNDEPEETYFLLRTYTVFCIDQVEGDHLDYLRVGYSTDTHNSESVAYEEADALIAATEADIRHGGNQAYYDLAKDYIQVPNRHQFSGSGYYDTVLHELVHWAEHTNRLNWDRESGGYALGELIAEIGSCYLCSELNIPMDAQNHHAYLDGWLTKMKQDSSFIFKASSQASRAADYLMSFSREPMEVAG; this is encoded by the coding sequence GTGTCAAACAACAATCAACAAATCCGCACGGAAATCACTAATCAAATCATTACGGCTTTGGAGAGTGGATCACTCCCGCCGTGGCGAAAACCTTGGAACTCAGATCTCAACAGTGGGATGGGAAAAAATATAGTCTCCGGTGAGTTATACACAGGAGTAAATCCACTACTGTTGGGGCTCGCCAGCGAGAGACATGGCTTCCAGTCGAGGCACTGGGGGACATATAACCAATGGACTGAGCTCGGTGGTAAAATCATGCGTCGTCCATCGCATGTGCCTCAAGGAAAATGGGGCACAAAAATAGTGTTCTGCAAAGCGGTCGTCAAACATAAAGATGATAATGATGAACCGGAGGAGACATACTTTCTCCTCAGAACATATACAGTGTTTTGCATCGATCAAGTTGAGGGAGATCATCTGGATTATCTTCGTGTCGGCTACAGCACTGACACCCACAATTCAGAGAGCGTTGCTTATGAAGAAGCAGACGCCCTGATCGCAGCTACCGAGGCTGACATTCGTCATGGAGGTAATCAAGCTTATTACGACCTCGCAAAGGACTACATCCAAGTCCCGAATCGACATCAGTTTTCAGGATCTGGCTACTATGACACGGTGCTACATGAACTTGTGCACTGGGCAGAACATACCAACCGTCTCAATTGGGATCGAGAGAGTGGTGGATATGCACTGGGCGAATTAATCGCGGAGATCGGAAGTTGCTACCTATGCTCCGAACTTAACATCCCAATGGATGCCCAAAACCACCATGCTTATCTTGATGGCTGGCTCACGAAAATGAAGCAGGACTCGTCTTTCATTTTCAAGGCTTCATCACAAGCCTCTAGGGCTGCTGACTACCTCATGTCTTTCAGTCGAGAGCCAATGGAAGTTGCTGGCTGA